One Deltaproteobacteria bacterium DNA window includes the following coding sequences:
- the lsrF gene encoding 3-hydroxy-5-phosphonooxypentane-2,4-dione thiolase, with protein MDWGIKNRLSQILRPPQGRTVMLAVDHGYFLGPTSGLENPQKTIAPLLPYADSLMLTRGVLRNSVDPESRTPIVLRVSGATSILKELSNEAITTSIQDAIRLNASAVTCSIFVGAEYEKQSLCNLASLINEAENFGLPVLAVTAVGKEMVRDARYLSLACRIAAELGSHVVKTYYCDDFEKVVGSCPVPVVIAGGKKLPEREALELSFNAIQHGASGVDMGRNIFQSDCPVGMIQAVRSIVHEKATVGQAFELYETIKKR; from the coding sequence ATGGACTGGGGAATCAAAAACCGACTTTCACAAATCTTGCGACCTCCTCAAGGTCGCACCGTCATGTTGGCAGTGGATCATGGCTATTTTCTGGGACCAACGAGCGGTCTCGAAAATCCGCAAAAGACAATCGCGCCACTCCTGCCCTATGCCGATAGTCTGATGTTAACTCGCGGTGTCTTAAGAAACTCCGTTGATCCCGAAAGCCGAACTCCGATTGTGCTGCGCGTCTCCGGCGCGACGAGCATCCTTAAAGAGCTTTCGAACGAGGCGATTACAACATCGATACAGGATGCGATTCGATTAAACGCCTCCGCAGTCACCTGTTCTATTTTTGTGGGTGCTGAATATGAGAAGCAATCCTTATGTAATTTGGCGAGCCTCATTAATGAGGCTGAGAATTTTGGGCTGCCGGTCCTGGCCGTCACAGCAGTCGGCAAGGAGATGGTCCGAGATGCCCGATACCTGTCTCTTGCATGCCGGATTGCCGCTGAGCTCGGTTCGCACGTCGTCAAAACCTACTACTGTGACGATTTTGAAAAAGTGGTTGGGAGTTGTCCTGTGCCGGTCGTCATCGCCGGTGGGAAAAAGCTCCCGGAACGCGAGGCGCTTGAACTCTCATTCAATGCGATCCAGCATGGGGCCTCTGGCGTTGACATGGGACGGAACATTTTCCAATCCGACTGTCCCGTTGGGATGATCCAAGCGGTACGCTCGATCGTGCATGAGAAAGCTACGGTGGGACAGGCGTTTGAATTATATGAGACGATAAAAAAGAGATAG
- a CDS encoding M20/M25/M40 family metallo-hydrolase: MNSNLKEILGNLVSFKSYTIEESNRCIDYIHQYLQQRNIPSEVILNKGMKILVTTVGQGDRCLILNAHIDVVENDPGKFMLREEGDRLIGPGIFDMKASAAVFMEILSELDLSKLKNRIMFQFVPDEEVGGKEGTGHLAQKGYKGDFIVCCEPTNLKISVQSKGAVFLKVAVRGKASHGSRPWLGDNAILKAIRIYEDLQKLPYISQSSELFKCASANLTKIAGGDSVNKTPDLCEMTLDVRHLPGQDLREVKRQIAEVMQRYGAAMEEIRSSPPVVTSLQNPHVQQLYKICRKRYPDCILFGQDGSSDARYYTPLGIPGIEFGPVGGGQHSAEEYVEFSKLLIYKDVLKEFILNFGRE, from the coding sequence ATGAATTCGAATCTTAAAGAAATCCTCGGCAATCTCGTCTCCTTCAAGAGCTACACTATCGAGGAGTCTAACCGCTGCATTGATTATATTCATCAGTATCTTCAACAAAGAAATATCCCCTCGGAGGTTATCCTTAATAAAGGGATGAAGATCCTTGTCACCACTGTCGGACAAGGAGATCGATGTTTAATCCTCAATGCCCACATCGACGTCGTAGAGAATGATCCCGGCAAATTTATGCTTCGTGAAGAGGGGGATCGACTGATCGGTCCAGGAATTTTTGATATGAAGGCATCGGCTGCTGTTTTTATGGAGATCCTGAGTGAGCTCGATCTCTCGAAACTCAAGAACCGGATTATGTTCCAATTCGTACCGGATGAAGAGGTGGGAGGCAAAGAAGGAACCGGCCACCTTGCGCAGAAGGGATATAAAGGAGATTTTATTGTTTGTTGTGAACCGACAAATCTGAAAATTTCTGTACAATCAAAAGGGGCTGTTTTTCTCAAAGTCGCCGTTCGAGGAAAGGCGTCTCATGGCTCCCGACCATGGCTCGGAGACAATGCCATTCTGAAGGCGATACGTATCTACGAAGATTTACAAAAACTACCTTATATCTCCCAGTCATCGGAGCTCTTCAAATGCGCGTCGGCTAACCTCACAAAAATTGCTGGGGGAGACTCTGTTAACAAGACACCGGATCTCTGTGAAATGACACTCGATGTACGCCATCTTCCAGGACAAGACCTTCGAGAGGTGAAACGACAGATTGCAGAGGTTATGCAAAGATATGGCGCTGCCATGGAGGAAATTCGATCGAGTCCCCCTGTCGTCACATCACTGCAGAATCCCCATGTCCAGCAACTCTACAAGATCTGCAGGAAGAGGTACCCCGATTGCATCTTATTCGGTCAAGATGGGAGCTCGGATGCCCGATATTACACGCCTCTCGGAATTCCGGGAATCGAGTTTGGACCGGTCGGAGGGGGGCAACATTCCGCTGAAGAATACGTTGAGTTTTCAAAACTCCTTATCTATAAGGACGTCCTTAAAGAATTTATCCTAAATTTTGGGAGGGAATAA